A genomic segment from Treponema sp. Marseille-Q3903 encodes:
- a CDS encoding sigma-54 dependent transcriptional regulator: protein MKKFTILTIDDEENIRIGLADYFELEGYNVKTASSGKEGLSIIEEGGIDIVITDLKMDGISGEEVVRRVTTEHPGIPVIVLTGHGSIDDATASIKAGAFDFLTKPLDLDHLYIVVKNALHGKILAEQNKELKEKLSKSISGSDDDMIGKSSEIAKVRQMIEKAAPSKASVLITGESGVGKELVARAIHNKSERKDKPFVIVHCAALSESLIESELFGFEKGAFTGAESMHKGRFELADGGTIFLDEIGEINQATQVKLLRVLQERKFERVGGEKTIEVDVRVVAATNKNIEQEVKLGNFREDLYYRLNVIRIEMPSLRERKDDIPLLMHSFLRRFNIENEKNITGFDNRSKSAMIKYNWPGNIRELKNCVESAVVMCTGTQIKIEDLPNSVRAKSEEHTIQIPVGITMDEAEKIIIQENLAANNGNKSKTADMLGIGRKTLHRKLDEININS from the coding sequence ATGAAAAAGTTTACAATTTTGACAATCGACGATGAAGAAAATATCCGTATCGGGCTTGCAGATTACTTTGAACTCGAAGGTTACAATGTAAAAACGGCATCGAGCGGTAAAGAAGGGCTTTCAATCATAGAAGAGGGCGGAATAGACATAGTTATCACTGACCTCAAAATGGACGGAATCTCAGGGGAAGAAGTTGTCAGGCGAGTAACTACAGAACATCCTGGAATCCCGGTCATCGTGTTAACAGGGCACGGCAGCATTGATGATGCGACTGCCTCTATAAAAGCAGGTGCTTTTGATTTTTTGACAAAGCCGCTTGACCTTGATCACTTGTATATTGTTGTAAAAAATGCACTTCATGGGAAAATCCTTGCAGAACAGAACAAGGAGCTTAAGGAAAAACTATCGAAGTCGATATCAGGTTCTGATGACGATATGATTGGAAAAAGTTCTGAAATTGCCAAAGTTCGTCAGATGATAGAAAAAGCCGCTCCTTCGAAAGCCAGTGTTTTGATAACAGGGGAAAGTGGTGTCGGAAAAGAACTTGTCGCAAGAGCGATTCACAACAAAAGTGAGCGAAAAGATAAGCCGTTTGTCATCGTCCATTGTGCCGCACTTTCAGAAAGCCTGATTGAAAGCGAATTGTTCGGGTTCGAAAAAGGTGCATTCACAGGAGCGGAGAGTATGCACAAAGGCCGTTTTGAATTGGCAGACGGCGGTACAATCTTTTTAGATGAAATCGGCGAAATAAATCAGGCAACGCAAGTAAAACTTCTGCGTGTTTTACAGGAGCGAAAGTTTGAAAGAGTCGGCGGCGAAAAGACAATCGAAGTCGATGTGCGAGTTGTAGCTGCAACAAACAAAAACATTGAACAGGAAGTAAAGCTAGGTAATTTTCGAGAAGACCTTTACTACAGGCTCAATGTTATCAGGATTGAGATGCCGAGCCTCCGTGAACGAAAAGACGATATTCCGCTTTTGATGCATTCATTTTTGAGGCGATTCAATATTGAGAACGAAAAAAACATCACGGGATTTGACAACCGTTCAAAATCAGCGATGATAAAATACAATTGGCCGGGCAATATCCGCGAATTAAAAAACTGCGTCGAAAGTGCAGTTGTCATGTGTACCGGAACTCAGATTAAAATTGAAGATTTGCCTAATTCTGTAAGAGCAAAAAGCGAAGAACATACGATTCAGATTCCTGTAGGTATCACGATGGATGAAGCTGAAAAAATCATAATTCAGGAAAATCTCGCTGCAAATAATGGAAACAAAAGTAAAACAGCTGATATGCTTGGAATAGGGCGAAAGACACTCCATCGAAAGCTTGATGAAATCAATATAAATAGCTAA
- the rho gene encoding transcription termination factor Rho — MAPLRRRRTTEVSEEQEQTEAQAALDFGSETEGQHVEAMWEESQQPEEPQDVESSQPRDGNETTSEQEETEKVVVRKRRVVKKADDSDLSQSVQNQNNQSDQTDDHQAFNNHRKNNQSFQKYNKNNKGSKKSFARPYYPTPNGEVDESIGESTAAEDNTDRPRLVINNLTIKSMPELRELAKQYGFTEDDLAPMKKQDLIFVILKAHTERGGIIFASGALEILPDGYGFLRSPQNNYLPGPDDIYISPSQIRLFNLKTGDTVSGQTRSPKEGERFFALLRIESVNFDEPRVVQTRVPFENLTPLYPNEKLRLETVSTEVSTRIVDLFAPIGKGQRLLIVAPPKAGKTILMQKIANAITTNNPEVYLIVLLIDERPEEVTEMERAIKGEVISSTFDEQATRHVQVAEMVLEKAKRLVEHKRDVVILLDSITRLARAYNQTVQTSGKVLSGGVDSNALFKPKRFFGAARNVEEGGSLTIISTALIETGSRMDEVIFEEFKGTGNSEIDLDRRLAERRLFPAINIKKSGTRKEELLLTENELQKIWILRKVLNPMEDVDITELILDRMKKSKTNEAFLASMNAGTAAEQ, encoded by the coding sequence ATGGCACCATTAAGAAGACGACGCACTACAGAAGTTAGTGAAGAGCAGGAACAGACAGAGGCTCAGGCAGCTCTTGATTTTGGTTCTGAAACGGAAGGTCAGCATGTTGAGGCTATGTGGGAAGAATCTCAGCAGCCTGAAGAACCACAAGATGTTGAGTCATCGCAACCGAGAGACGGAAATGAAACTACTTCAGAACAGGAAGAAACAGAAAAAGTTGTTGTAAGAAAACGGAGGGTTGTAAAAAAAGCAGATGATTCTGATTTATCACAATCTGTTCAAAATCAAAATAATCAGTCTGATCAGACAGACGATCATCAAGCTTTCAATAACCACAGGAAAAACAATCAGAGTTTTCAAAAATACAATAAAAATAACAAAGGTTCAAAAAAATCGTTCGCGCGTCCATATTATCCGACACCAAACGGAGAAGTTGATGAAAGCATTGGAGAATCAACTGCTGCAGAAGATAATACAGACAGACCACGCCTTGTTATCAATAATTTGACAATAAAATCTATGCCGGAGCTTCGTGAACTTGCAAAACAGTACGGTTTTACGGAAGACGATTTGGCTCCTATGAAAAAGCAGGATTTGATTTTTGTAATCTTAAAAGCTCACACAGAACGAGGCGGAATCATCTTTGCGTCTGGTGCGCTTGAAATTTTGCCTGATGGATACGGATTTCTTCGTTCCCCACAAAATAATTATTTACCTGGTCCTGATGATATTTATATCAGTCCAAGTCAGATCCGATTATTTAATTTAAAAACAGGCGACACTGTTTCCGGTCAGACACGTTCTCCAAAAGAAGGCGAACGCTTTTTTGCTTTGCTCAGAATTGAATCTGTAAACTTCGACGAACCTCGCGTTGTGCAGACTCGTGTTCCTTTTGAAAATCTCACACCTTTATATCCGAATGAAAAACTTCGCCTTGAAACTGTTTCGACAGAAGTTTCCACTCGAATTGTAGATTTATTCGCTCCTATTGGGAAAGGACAGCGTCTCTTAATTGTCGCTCCACCTAAGGCAGGTAAGACAATACTGATGCAGAAAATTGCTAACGCCATCACGACAAACAATCCTGAAGTTTATTTGATTGTATTGCTGATCGATGAACGCCCAGAAGAAGTTACTGAAATGGAACGGGCGATCAAAGGTGAGGTCATCTCTTCAACTTTTGACGAACAAGCTACACGCCACGTTCAGGTTGCAGAGATGGTGTTGGAAAAAGCAAAGCGACTTGTTGAACACAAACGCGATGTTGTTATTTTGCTTGATTCTATCACTCGTCTTGCACGTGCATATAACCAGACAGTTCAGACTTCCGGTAAAGTTCTCTCAGGTGGTGTCGATTCAAATGCTTTGTTTAAGCCGAAGAGATTTTTTGGAGCTGCCAGAAACGTAGAAGAAGGTGGTTCATTGACAATCATATCAACAGCTTTGATTGAGACCGGTTCTCGCATGGATGAAGTTATATTTGAAGAGTTCAAAGGAACCGGAAACAGCGAAATTGACCTTGACCGAAGACTCGCGGAACGGCGTTTGTTTCCTGCTATCAACATCAAAAAGTCGGGCACTCGCAAGGAAGAATTGCTGCTTACAGAAAATGAACTTCAAAAGATTTGGATTTTGCGAAAAGTTTTAAATCCGATGGAAGATGTAGATATCACTGAGCTTATACTTGACAGAATGAAGAAGAGTAAGACAAACGAAGCGTTTTTAGCAAGCATGAATGCAGGAACCGCAGCAGAACAATAG
- a CDS encoding polymer-forming cytoskeletal protein, whose product MAENKDSEKRNITIFGAETEFYGVLEFTDRLVITGKFDGKIIAPSGDLEIAKNAVCTVTNIDANSIVVSGTIEGNMNAPERVEICAGSSVTSNITTSRIRIANNVEFSGEVNMLEKEPDVDLFSVASSEYKQAMVIHSDSIK is encoded by the coding sequence ATGGCAGAAAATAAAGATTCAGAAAAAAGAAACATCACGATTTTTGGAGCAGAAACAGAATTCTATGGAGTTCTCGAATTTACAGATAGACTCGTTATAACCGGAAAATTCGATGGAAAAATTATTGCGCCTTCAGGAGATCTGGAAATCGCAAAAAATGCTGTTTGCACTGTTACTAACATCGATGCCAATTCTATTGTTGTTTCCGGTACTATTGAAGGAAATATGAACGCTCCTGAACGCGTTGAAATCTGCGCAGGGAGCTCTGTTACTAGCAACATCACTACGTCAAGAATAAGAATTGCAAACAATGTCGAATTCAGTGGGGAAGTTAATATGCTCGAAAAAGAGCCAGACGTTGATTTGTTTTCTGTAGCTTCATCGGAATACAAACAGGCTATGGTTATTCATTCTGATTCAATCAAATAA
- a CDS encoding glucose-1-phosphate adenylyltransferase, which yields MPIDEEPRVLAIILGGGKGTRLYPLTKERSKPAVAFGGKYRIVDIPISNCINSGYKKIYLLTQFNSASLHLHITKSYNFDRFSGGFVEILAAEQTLEHSGWYEGTADAVRKNFIHFKTQKPTHYIILSGDQLYKMDLRAFMNEHIRSGAEITIATTAVNRKDASGFGIMKIDENNNVTQFMEKPKPDMNIDAWKIPQEARGSLPKEKEYLASMGIYIFNAKTMEDMLGGENEKYTDFGKEILPLAIGKKKINSYIFDGYWEDIGTIRSFYDANIALCGPNPEFDFVGYQKQPIYTHMRNLPPSKINSADVNHSLLSEGCIITDAKIEKSVIGVRSIIKEGTKLSGVIMMGADYYDSEEEINEFKKEGKPFTGIGKNCQISNTIIDKNAKIGDNCKIGITGCKYEDGDHGAFYSADGIIVIRKDAVIPSGTEI from the coding sequence ATGCCTATAGACGAAGAGCCAAGAGTTTTGGCAATTATTTTGGGTGGAGGAAAAGGCACACGCCTTTATCCATTGACAAAGGAACGGTCAAAACCGGCAGTTGCTTTTGGTGGAAAATACAGAATAGTTGATATTCCAATTTCCAACTGTATCAATTCCGGATATAAAAAGATTTATTTACTGACACAGTTCAACTCGGCTTCACTGCACCTTCACATCACAAAGTCGTATAATTTTGACCGTTTTTCTGGCGGATTTGTAGAAATCCTTGCTGCAGAACAGACTCTCGAACACAGCGGATGGTATGAAGGAACAGCAGATGCGGTTCGCAAAAACTTTATTCACTTTAAAACACAAAAACCAACACATTACATCATCCTTTCCGGGGACCAGCTTTACAAAATGGATTTGCGCGCATTCATGAATGAGCATATTCGCTCAGGTGCAGAAATCACAATAGCTACAACAGCCGTAAATCGTAAAGATGCTTCTGGATTCGGTATAATGAAGATTGACGAAAACAACAACGTTACGCAGTTCATGGAAAAGCCGAAACCTGATATGAACATCGATGCATGGAAAATTCCACAAGAAGCGCGCGGAAGTTTGCCGAAAGAAAAAGAATACCTCGCTTCAATGGGTATTTATATTTTTAACGCAAAGACGATGGAAGACATGCTCGGCGGCGAAAACGAAAAATATACTGATTTTGGAAAAGAGATTTTGCCGCTTGCTATCGGAAAAAAGAAAATAAATTCATATATTTTTGACGGATATTGGGAAGATATCGGAACAATCCGAAGTTTCTACGACGCAAATATAGCTTTGTGTGGTCCTAACCCTGAATTTGATTTTGTCGGATATCAAAAACAACCGATATACACACACATGCGCAATCTTCCACCATCCAAAATCAATAGTGCTGATGTAAATCACTCTTTGCTCTCGGAGGGATGTATCATTACAGATGCAAAAATAGAAAAATCTGTAATAGGTGTGCGCTCAATAATAAAAGAAGGCACAAAACTTTCCGGAGTTATCATGATGGGTGCCGATTATTACGATTCTGAAGAAGAAATAAATGAGTTCAAAAAAGAAGGAAAACCTTTTACAGGAATTGGCAAAAACTGCCAGATTTCAAACACAATTATCGATAAAAATGCAAAAATCGGCGACAACTGTAAGATAGGTATAACAGGTTGCAAATATGAAGACGGTGACCACGGCGCATTCTACAGTGCAGATGGAATCATCGTAATCCGAAAAGATGCCGTAATTCCTTCTGGAACAGAAATTTAG
- a CDS encoding CvpA family protein, whose product MTFAVIDWIFAGVILLFALVGVIKGFIDNIFGKLAWILGIIFACLFYDEGTAYLLSFVKNRTVANVLSFLAVFIIVFIVIKIIQIIISKVFEWSILKSLDRTLGFFFGAVEGLAVVGLFIFLVSAQPFFDISNIFEGSFFAALIGTIVANRTPKGFGSNV is encoded by the coding sequence ATGACTTTTGCTGTAATTGACTGGATCTTTGCAGGTGTTATTCTTTTGTTCGCTTTGGTTGGTGTGATCAAAGGATTTATCGACAATATTTTTGGTAAACTCGCATGGATTTTAGGGATAATCTTTGCGTGTCTTTTTTATGATGAAGGCACTGCATATTTGCTTTCATTTGTAAAAAATCGGACGGTGGCAAATGTTTTGTCATTTTTAGCTGTTTTTATAATTGTCTTCATAGTGATAAAAATAATCCAAATTATAATTTCAAAAGTCTTTGAATGGAGCATTTTAAAAAGCCTTGACCGCACGCTTGGTTTTTTCTTCGGAGCTGTTGAAGGGCTTGCCGTTGTTGGATTGTTTATATTTTTGGTTTCAGCACAGCCTTTTTTTGATATAAGCAATATTTTTGAAGGAAGTTTTTTTGCTGCTCTGATTGGGACTATTGTCGCAAACAGAACTCCGAAAGGATTTGGTTCTAATGTTTGA
- a CDS encoding nitrogen regulation protein NR(II) → MRGYVKRAAQKAAKMSKEQVLSLLDDVVEENESLYSLFESISAGLLILDDNFCLQRYNTIAESRLNFTEHLDNIVDTGFAIWEYIDDEEICEFLKCCKEKNITNSTEEFSTVTSGGSVRFISLTISPLITENKINGKVVLIRDITDKKNQDVLVHRMENMANLTNLAAGMAHDIKNPLGAISIHIQLIQKALKKARDNENILPPKKFIEDHIDIVNDEIDHLNQLVMNFLLAVRPVKACLELKNPDKLVSAVVDFFSPEFKKNGVDVKFIESGSNQRIMLDEKLFREVILNLSQNALYAIKAKFRNIKQFEEKSDFSSGIFKIENSIRENKFLITVSDNGCGMPEDTVARIFEPYFTTKANGTGLGMTMVYKIVKEFSGEISVESRVNEGTRFVLTFPIPQKNAKLLGSDK, encoded by the coding sequence TTGCGTGGATATGTAAAACGAGCAGCTCAAAAAGCCGCGAAAATGTCGAAAGAGCAGGTTTTAAGCCTTCTCGACGACGTAGTTGAAGAAAACGAAAGCTTATATTCACTCTTTGAATCTATTTCAGCCGGACTTTTGATCCTAGACGACAATTTTTGCCTTCAAAGATATAATACGATTGCAGAAAGCCGCCTTAACTTTACAGAACATCTCGATAATATCGTCGATACCGGTTTTGCGATTTGGGAATATATCGATGATGAAGAGATATGCGAATTCTTAAAATGCTGCAAAGAAAAAAATATCACAAACAGTACGGAAGAATTTTCTACAGTTACTTCAGGCGGTTCTGTTAGGTTCATCAGCCTTACTATTTCTCCTTTGATTACGGAAAACAAAATAAACGGAAAAGTCGTTTTAATCCGTGACATCACCGACAAAAAAAATCAAGATGTACTTGTCCATCGCATGGAAAATATGGCGAACCTTACAAACCTTGCGGCAGGAATGGCTCATGATATTAAAAATCCGCTTGGCGCAATAAGTATTCATATTCAGCTCATTCAAAAAGCGCTGAAAAAAGCTCGTGACAATGAAAACATTCTTCCTCCAAAGAAATTCATTGAAGATCACATAGATATTGTAAATGATGAAATCGACCATCTCAATCAGCTTGTAATGAACTTTTTGCTTGCGGTAAGACCGGTAAAAGCATGTCTTGAACTGAAAAATCCTGATAAACTGGTTAGCGCTGTCGTTGATTTTTTTTCGCCTGAGTTTAAAAAAAATGGCGTAGATGTGAAATTTATTGAAAGCGGTTCAAATCAGAGAATTATGCTCGATGAAAAATTGTTCCGTGAAGTTATATTAAATCTTTCTCAAAATGCACTTTACGCGATAAAAGCAAAATTTCGCAACATAAAACAATTTGAAGAAAAATCTGATTTTTCCTCAGGTATTTTTAAAATTGAAAACTCTATTCGAGAAAATAAATTTTTGATTACAGTTAGTGATAACGGTTGCGGAATGCCTGAAGATACTGTCGCAAGAATTTTTGAACCGTATTTTACGACAAAGGCAAATGGAACAGGACTTGGAATGACGATGGTTTACAAAATTGTAAAAGAATTTTCTGGAGAAATCAGCGTGGAGAGCCGTGTAAATGAAGGAACAAGATTTGTCTTGACTTTTCCTATTCCTCAAAAAAATGCAAAACTTCTTGGGAGTGATAAATGA
- a CDS encoding DNA polymerase III, whose protein sequence is MFENLCNQDAGNALLSDIKNDRFPRAVLFSGNEASGKLTAALETARIISCRQHPFGKWTCNCKSCSQHKALICSNLMILGPRDCSLEINAAKDTFLNAIKQNVPYIDAARYLFLRSIRKLTLRFNPIIWNDDKDLSKIGSIMQEINENIEELDFPHNLPNFFEVEKLSFDIAKLAFKLENDYFYDSIPISHIRNMETWANIKCDEGKKTVIIENADRMQVNVRNALLKTLEEPPEGCVFILLSSKRNSIIPTILSRVRTYNFKERTLEQQQDVIKRVFHNDYFNGSINDYLLTFLPVPPAEIKNQAEYFYKSIARHQIPDVAEIVKNCGNFTPRLELRLFLHYLAVMQKKLLYSQNGVEASAQCMELLRNCWDNITLYNQTPVASLEILLRNMSSLNVANGGVFCVDM, encoded by the coding sequence ATGTTTGAAAACTTATGCAATCAGGATGCGGGAAATGCTCTTTTATCCGATATAAAAAACGATCGTTTTCCGCGTGCAGTGCTTTTTTCCGGCAATGAAGCGAGCGGAAAATTGACAGCGGCTCTTGAAACAGCGCGGATAATCTCGTGTCGTCAACATCCTTTTGGAAAGTGGACTTGCAATTGCAAATCATGCAGTCAGCATAAAGCGTTGATATGTTCAAATCTCATGATTTTAGGACCGCGTGATTGTTCACTTGAAATAAATGCCGCTAAAGATACTTTTTTGAACGCTATCAAACAAAACGTACCTTACATAGACGCAGCTCGCTATCTTTTTTTGCGGAGTATCAGAAAATTGACGCTGCGATTCAATCCCATAATATGGAATGATGATAAAGATTTAAGCAAAATCGGAAGCATAATGCAGGAAATCAACGAAAATATTGAAGAACTCGACTTTCCTCACAATCTTCCGAATTTTTTCGAAGTTGAAAAACTTTCTTTTGACATCGCAAAACTCGCTTTTAAACTTGAAAACGATTACTTTTATGATTCAATACCAATCAGCCATATCCGCAACATGGAAACGTGGGCAAACATAAAATGTGATGAAGGAAAAAAAACTGTAATTATTGAAAATGCCGATAGAATGCAAGTCAATGTACGCAATGCTCTTCTAAAAACTCTTGAAGAACCGCCGGAAGGTTGTGTTTTTATTCTTTTATCCTCTAAAAGAAATTCAATCATACCTACGATTTTGTCTCGTGTCCGCACGTACAATTTTAAAGAACGAACGCTTGAACAGCAGCAAGATGTCATAAAACGCGTTTTCCATAATGACTATTTTAATGGAAGCATCAACGATTATCTTTTGACCTTTTTGCCTGTTCCTCCTGCTGAAATCAAAAATCAGGCTGAATATTTTTATAAATCAATCGCACGCCATCAGATTCCGGACGTTGCAGAGATTGTAAAAAACTGTGGAAATTTTACACCAAGACTCGAGCTGCGGCTGTTTCTTCATTACCTTGCAGTTATGCAGAAAAAACTTTTGTACAGCCAAAACGGTGTGGAAGCCAGTGCTCAATGCATGGAACTTTTGCGAAACTGTTGGGATAACATCACTTTGTATAATCAGACTCCGGTTGCTTCACTTGAAATATTATTAAGAAATATGTCATCATTGAATGTTGCAAATGGAGGCGTATTTTGCGTGGATATGTAA
- the murG gene encoding undecaprenyldiphospho-muramoylpentapeptide beta-N-acetylglucosaminyltransferase: MDLNKNTVIFAGGGTGGHIYPGLAVADELRVLAAKNNRELRICWIGNSRGMDRNIVEKATEEKQTKTIDIFYGISSGKLRRYFSVKNFFDLFRILFGFFQAFHILRREKPAVLFSKGGFVSVPPCFAARILKIPVYTHECDFTLGLANKLNLKCATKMFVSFKETKNKLSDIDQKKVIVTGNPVRAVFYNAGKEKGLHFLGIDDSRPVLLVLGGSSGARQINELVYSNIDFLCRHFTVVHQTGLVNSDECKALELSKKYSDYKPYSFIYSQMPDVLACADVILSRAGANSIWEAAVLLKPMILVPLCGNGTRGDQVDNAEFFKKSGAAEVLLGNHADDDNLKSELSKMLDKNTRAGYVAAVKKLVAGKKPAEYIAEIIYSEVSK, encoded by the coding sequence ATGGATTTAAATAAAAATACAGTTATTTTTGCCGGTGGTGGTACCGGCGGTCATATTTATCCGGGACTTGCCGTCGCTGATGAACTTCGTGTTTTGGCTGCAAAAAACAACCGTGAGCTTAGAATTTGTTGGATCGGAAACTCTAGGGGAATGGACAGAAATATTGTTGAAAAAGCCACCGAAGAGAAACAAACAAAGACTATCGATATTTTTTATGGTATTTCTTCCGGCAAGCTTCGTCGTTATTTTTCTGTTAAAAACTTTTTTGATCTGTTTAGAATTCTTTTTGGCTTTTTTCAGGCATTCCATATTCTACGCAGAGAAAAACCAGCCGTCCTTTTTTCAAAAGGGGGATTTGTCAGTGTTCCGCCATGTTTTGCTGCACGTATATTAAAAATTCCTGTTTACACACACGAATGTGATTTTACTCTCGGTCTTGCAAACAAGTTGAATCTCAAATGTGCAACCAAGATGTTTGTTTCATTTAAAGAAACTAAAAACAAATTGAGCGATATCGACCAAAAAAAAGTGATTGTAACAGGAAATCCTGTGAGAGCCGTTTTTTATAATGCCGGCAAAGAAAAAGGGTTGCATTTTTTAGGAATAGACGATTCTCGCCCAGTTTTATTGGTTCTAGGCGGTTCTTCCGGTGCCCGTCAGATAAACGAACTTGTTTATTCTAATATTGATTTTTTGTGCCGGCACTTTACTGTTGTTCATCAGACAGGACTTGTCAATTCTGATGAATGCAAAGCTTTGGAACTCTCAAAGAAATATTCTGATTATAAGCCGTACAGTTTTATCTATTCGCAGATGCCTGATGTTCTAGCTTGTGCTGATGTAATTTTAAGCCGCGCCGGAGCAAATTCGATTTGGGAAGCAGCTGTACTTTTAAAGCCGATGATTCTTGTTCCTCTTTGCGGAAACGGTACTCGCGGAGATCAAGTCGATAATGCCGAGTTTTTTAAAAAGTCGGGGGCGGCAGAAGTCTTGCTTGGAAATCATGCTGATGATGACAATTTAAAATCAGAACTTTCTAAAATGCTTGATAAAAATACACGTGCAGGTTATGTTGCGGCAGTCAAAAAACTTGTTGCCGGCAAAAAACCTGCCGAATATATCGCGGAAATTATTTATTCGGAGGTCTCAAAATGA
- the flgG gene encoding flagellar basal-body rod protein FlgG, which produces MVRSLWTAATGMNGQQANIDAISNNLSNVNTTGYKQQRVEFEDLVYQNLKLAGTPATEDTVTPVGIQQGTGVKVGATQRIMNQGSLQNTGVDTDVAIVGEGFFRIQKYDGSFAYTRDGSFKVDSNGQLVTSGGLRVQPEIILPEGYDVSTLNITQTGLVSVKVNGGNDPVEVGQIELYRFPNAVGLQAEGDNMFKITAASGEAIAGRPGYEGFGDTRHKFLEMSNVSVVNEMVQMIVAQRAYEFNSKTIQTSDNMLSSAVNLKR; this is translated from the coding sequence ATGGTAAGAAGTTTATGGACAGCAGCGACCGGGATGAACGGTCAGCAAGCAAATATTGATGCGATTTCAAACAATCTTTCAAATGTAAATACGACAGGCTACAAACAACAGCGTGTAGAGTTTGAAGATTTGGTTTATCAGAATTTAAAACTTGCAGGAACTCCTGCAACTGAAGATACAGTTACTCCTGTTGGAATTCAGCAGGGGACAGGCGTTAAAGTCGGTGCGACACAGAGAATAATGAATCAAGGTTCATTGCAAAACACCGGCGTAGATACAGATGTTGCAATTGTTGGGGAAGGTTTTTTCCGCATTCAAAAATATGATGGAAGTTTTGCCTACACTCGCGACGGCTCTTTTAAAGTTGATTCAAACGGTCAGCTTGTGACAAGCGGTGGGCTTCGAGTGCAGCCGGAGATTATTCTGCCGGAAGGTTACGACGTTTCAACTTTGAACATAACACAGACAGGTCTTGTGAGCGTAAAAGTGAACGGCGGCAATGACCCTGTTGAAGTTGGTCAAATTGAGTTGTATCGTTTTCCAAATGCAGTCGGTTTGCAAGCGGAAGGCGACAACATGTTTAAAATTACGGCTGCAAGTGGAGAAGCGATTGCAGGTCGTCCCGGCTACGAAGGATTTGGCGACACCCGCCACAAATTCTTGGAAATGTCAAATGTCAGCGTCGTAAATGAAATGGTTCAGATGATTGTCGCACAGCGTGCATACGAGTTCAACAGCAAAACAATTCAGACTTCTGATAATATGTTGAGCAGTGCGGTAAATCTTAAGAGATAG
- the flgF gene encoding flagellar basal-body rod protein FlgF → MIRGWYIGASGMNAEQNRLDAIANNLANVDTAGYKRDVTVSKSFSELLLRRTNMDGVNQIPNGMGSYDTAPVIGKLGLGVETNENYTDFSQGSFKITNTKTDAALSGKGFYAIETPNGERYTRNGNFLVGKEGILETKDGYPVLGENGYIFVDDDKFTINEDGIITRSDNGEQIDRFKIVRFDNERYLKKMGESFYSSNDISGPAHIAEGAERPKFLQGYSETSNVNVVNEMVQMIEVNRAYEANQKTIQSQDSMMSTLWQKVAELS, encoded by the coding sequence ATGATTCGTGGCTGGTACATTGGTGCTTCAGGAATGAATGCCGAGCAGAACAGACTCGATGCAATCGCAAATAATCTTGCAAATGTTGATACTGCAGGTTATAAACGCGATGTCACTGTAAGCAAGTCATTTTCAGAACTTTTACTTCGACGTACGAATATGGACGGGGTAAATCAGATTCCCAATGGGATGGGCAGCTATGATACGGCTCCTGTTATCGGGAAACTCGGACTTGGTGTAGAGACAAATGAAAACTACACCGATTTTTCACAGGGGTCTTTCAAAATCACAAATACTAAGACCGATGCAGCTTTGAGCGGAAAAGGGTTCTATGCTATTGAGACACCAAACGGTGAGCGGTATACACGCAACGGAAACTTTTTGGTCGGCAAAGAAGGAATCCTTGAAACTAAGGATGGGTATCCTGTCCTTGGAGAAAATGGATATATTTTTGTAGATGATGATAAATTTACTATAAACGAGGATGGAATCATAACACGCTCCGATAACGGAGAGCAGATCGACCGTTTTAAGATTGTTCGCTTTGACAACGAACGATACCTAAAGAAAATGGGAGAAAGTTTTTATTCCTCTAACGATATTTCGGGTCCGGCTCACATTGCGGAGGGAGCTGAGCGTCCAAAGTTTTTACAAGGATATTCGGAAACTAGCAACGTAAATGTTGTGAATGAAATGGTTCAGATGATTGAAGTAAATCGTGCATACGAAGCAAATCAGAAAACAATTCAGTCTCAAGATTCTATGATGAGCACACTCTGGCAGAAAGTTGCCGAATTAAGCTAA